In Prochlorococcus marinus CUG1435, the genomic window TAATGGCGTGCAAAGCTTGGCCATCTAATTTACATGGTAGTTTTTTACATCTCCCATATAACGGATCACCCACAATTGGATGATTAATGTGAGCGCAATGTACTCTTATTTGATGCGTTCGCCCCGTATCTAGTTTGAAACTCATTAATGAGTAATTGCCAAATCTTTCCACTAATTTCCAATAGGTACAGGCATACCTTCCTGAAGTTTCTTCAACTACTTTATATTTCAATCTATTTAATTTATCTCTGCCAATGTTTCCCACTATTTGGCCTTCTTCAGAATTAGGTGCTCCATGAATTACTGCAATATATTCGCGTGATGCTATTTTTTCTTTGATTTGTTTCTGGAGATTTACTAATGCCTCTTGACTTTTTGCAACCACCATACATCCGGAGGTATCTTTATCTAATCTGTGAACAATCCCAGGTCTTAGTTTCCCATTAATTCCAGGTAGATCTTTACAGTGAAAAAGTAATCCATTCACTAAAGTTCCAGATTTGTGTCCAGGGGCTGGATGAACAATTAGTCCTGATTGTTTATTAATTACAATGATGTGCTCGTCTTCAAAAAGGATATTTAAATCCATTTTTTCAGGTTTCAAATAAATAAGAGGTTCTGGAGGAGGCATCCATAATTGAATATTGTCGCCATTTTTTAATGGGGTCTTTGCTTTCGCGGTCTTATAGTTTACAAGTACTAAACCTGAATTTATAAAATGTTGAATTCTTGCTCTACTTTGTTCTGGCCTTTTACTTACCAACCATCTGTCTAGCCTCATAGGAAGAGGTAGCTCATAAATAATTTCTATAAGCTCACCTTCTCCAATACCGAAAGAATTTTGATTATTTAATTCCATAGTGGGACTTCTAAAGCAATTTTACCCAGCATTTGATTTCTATAATCTTCCAATAACTTATAAGACATTCTCCTTTTATCGCCTGAGGTATGTTTTGAAGCTGCTTCGTCGATCCAAGCAGAAGGACTCTTAAAGCCTTTGATAATATCAACTCCATATCTATTAGATATTTGTTCCACTGAGATATTTGCATTCTTATTATTGTTGAGAGTGGATATAATTTTGATAAATCCAATTGCGACACTCTCTATTTCATAAGCAGCTTCACCAATATCGTCACACAGTGCAAGATTAAGTGCTGATTTTTGATCTTCTAAATTTGGAGGTATAACACCAGGAGCATCTAGCA contains:
- a CDS encoding RluA family pseudouridine synthase, whose amino-acid sequence is MELNNQNSFGIGEGELIEIIYELPLPMRLDRWLVSKRPEQSRARIQHFINSGLVLVNYKTAKAKTPLKNGDNIQLWMPPPEPLIYLKPEKMDLNILFEDEHIIVINKQSGLIVHPAPGHKSGTLVNGLLFHCKDLPGINGKLRPGIVHRLDKDTSGCMVVAKSQEALVNLQKQIKEKIASREYIAVIHGAPNSEEGQIVGNIGRDKLNRLKYKVVEETSGRYACTYWKLVERFGNYSLMSFKLDTGRTHQIRVHCAHINHPIVGDPLYGRCKKLPCKLDGQALHAIKLGLIHPINGKEMIFESELPLDFQKLLSVLKVK